The Hymenobacter sp. GOD-10R genome includes a window with the following:
- a CDS encoding type I asparaginase, with amino-acid sequence MPLPRIVIIQTAASLTDQTVASILVIYTGGTVGMAYNHEGLLAPMRFSEVTRLMPELRDVRMRVSVLSMPQPIDSSNVSPADWITLASLIGEFYNYYDGFVVLHGTDTMAYSASALSYMLENLAKPVVFTGAQVPAGRVRTDARRNFITALEIAAARHPDGNARVPEVSLFFNTMLMRGNRTKKVESQHFGAFRSDNMPPLAQAGIRLTYNDVLVRPLPKAPLHIHTQLNDNVTILKLFPGITERVVNCSLTVEGLRGCVLETFGSGNASTQPWFLNALKEAHERGVHILNVSQCDEGRVEQGRYETSASLPAAGVLSGDDITTEAAITKLMFVLGLQKSHAETTKLLVQNLRGEITLL; translated from the coding sequence TTGCCTTTGCCTCGCATCGTTATTATTCAAACGGCTGCTTCCCTCACCGACCAAACAGTTGCTTCTATTCTCGTTATCTACACGGGTGGCACCGTGGGTATGGCCTACAACCACGAGGGGCTTCTGGCGCCCATGCGCTTCAGCGAAGTAACCCGGCTCATGCCCGAGCTGCGCGACGTGCGGATGCGGGTGTCGGTGCTGAGTATGCCTCAACCCATTGATTCTTCCAATGTCTCCCCGGCCGACTGGATAACCCTAGCTAGCCTCATTGGCGAATTCTACAATTATTACGACGGCTTTGTGGTGCTGCACGGCACGGATACCATGGCCTATTCGGCCTCGGCTTTGAGCTACATGCTCGAAAACCTAGCCAAGCCCGTGGTCTTCACGGGAGCCCAGGTCCCCGCTGGCCGAGTGCGCACCGACGCCCGCCGCAACTTCATCACGGCCTTGGAAATCGCCGCTGCCCGCCACCCCGATGGCAACGCCCGCGTGCCAGAAGTGTCATTGTTTTTCAACACCATGCTGATGCGCGGTAACCGCACCAAGAAGGTAGAAAGTCAGCATTTTGGGGCGTTTCGCAGCGACAATATGCCACCCTTGGCCCAGGCGGGCATCCGCCTTACGTATAACGACGTTCTTGTCCGCCCGCTCCCCAAGGCGCCGTTGCATATTCACACCCAGCTCAACGACAACGTTACAATTCTAAAACTATTTCCAGGCATCACCGAACGAGTAGTAAACTGTAGCCTAACAGTAGAAGGCCTGCGCGGCTGCGTCCTCGAAACGTTTGGCTCGGGCAATGCCTCCACGCAGCCGTGGTTTTTGAACGCCCTGAAAGAAGCACACGAACGCGGCGTCCACATCCTCAACGTCAGCCAATGCGACGAAGGCCGGGTAGAACAAGGCCGCTACGAAACGAGCGCCTCTTTGCCAGCCGCTGGCGTGCTCAGCGGCGATGATATTACCACGGAGGCTGCTATCACAAAGCTTATGTTTGTGCTAGGTCTGCAAAAAAGTCACGCCGAAACGACCAAGTTGCTCGTGCAAAACCTACGCGGCGAGATTACGCTTCTATAG
- a CDS encoding glycoside hydrolase family 43 protein: MKNTLLVALLALGAYLPSRAQNPIIRDVFTADPAPLVYRDTLFLYTGHDTASVQETNYKMPDWRIYSTTDMVHWKDYGTRLSVNSFAWATGDAYAAQCVYRNGKFYWFVATFQRNSDPNNKVGNRGAAIGVAVSDRPTGPFKDAIGKPLISNDMTLDQKHGWDDIDPTVFIDDDQQIYLYWGNGSCRWVKLKDNMTELASSITVFKPKNYIEGPWVYKRKKLYYLVYASAGTKPEMIEYCTAPTATGPWAYQGIIQGNVPNSGTTHPGIVDYKGKSYFFYHNGSLPNGGNFRRSICVDEMHYNADGTIKPIVQTTKGVAPVK, from the coding sequence ATGAAAAACACCTTGCTCGTCGCCCTGCTGGCCCTCGGGGCCTACCTGCCTTCGCGGGCACAAAACCCGATTATTCGCGACGTATTCACGGCCGACCCGGCGCCGCTGGTGTACCGCGATACGCTGTTTCTCTACACCGGCCACGACACGGCTTCGGTACAGGAAACCAACTACAAGATGCCCGACTGGCGCATCTATTCCACCACCGATATGGTGCACTGGAAGGACTATGGCACCCGCCTCTCAGTCAACAGCTTCGCCTGGGCTACCGGCGATGCCTACGCCGCGCAGTGCGTGTACCGCAATGGCAAGTTTTACTGGTTTGTAGCTACGTTTCAACGCAACTCCGACCCCAATAACAAGGTCGGTAACCGCGGCGCAGCCATCGGGGTAGCCGTGTCGGACCGGCCTACGGGCCCATTCAAGGATGCCATTGGCAAGCCGCTCATTTCAAACGACATGACCTTGGACCAGAAACATGGCTGGGACGACATTGACCCCACCGTGTTTATCGACGACGACCAACAGATTTATCTCTATTGGGGCAATGGCAGCTGCCGCTGGGTCAAACTCAAAGACAACATGACCGAGTTGGCTAGCTCCATTACCGTCTTCAAGCCCAAAAACTACATCGAAGGGCCATGGGTGTACAAGCGCAAAAAGCTCTACTACCTGGTGTACGCTAGCGCCGGTACCAAGCCCGAAATGATAGAGTACTGTACGGCCCCCACCGCCACTGGGCCGTGGGCCTACCAGGGCATCATTCAGGGCAACGTGCCCAACAGTGGCACCACGCACCCCGGCATCGTCGATTACAAGGGCAAGAGCTACTTCTTCTACCACAATGGCTCGTTGCCCAACGGCGGCAATTTCCGCCGCTCCATCTGCGTGGACGAGATGCACTACAACGCCGACGGTACCATTAAACCCATCGTGCAGACGACCAAGGGGGTAGCGCCGGTGAAGTAG
- a CDS encoding glycoside hydrolase family 95 protein — MRKLHWSARASLLLLCWATTLGAVAAKPKPTHLRLWYDKPAANWNEALPLGNGRLGAMVFGAPQRERLQLNEETIWAGGPNNNVKADALPVVRQLREQLLAGQLVEAQALAQAKMQPAGNSGMPYQMASNVYLDFPGHDNATHYQRDLDISRAVASVSYEVGGVTYRREVFSSLPDQVIIVRLTASKPGQISCQLSEESLMQYTRHAEKDQLVLDGRGSEHEGQEGQIRFQTRVQAVAEGGTVQTTDAGIRIAGANSTTLYISIGTNFNNYHDVSGDAAARATAYLATAMRKPYKQVLAAHVAAYQRYFNRVTLNLGVTPAAQLPTPERIAGFAQGHDPALAALYFQYGRYLLISSSQPGGQPANLQGIWNDQLKGPWDSKYTVNINTEMNYWPAEVTNLTELHEPLFGMIKDLSVTGQQSARQMYGARGWALHHNTDIWRITGQVDPPQYGLWPMGGAWLSQHLWDHYQFTGDQQFLRTYYPVLKGAATYFVDALQEEPTHHWLVVAPSVSPENTYPIQGKQIALVAGTTMDNQLVFDLFSKTIRAAELLQLDKPFADSLRAMRERLPPMQIGQYGQVQEWLQDVDNPKDQHRHISHLYGLYPSGQISPYRTPALFEAARVTLTQRGDVSTGWSMGWKVNFWARMQDGNHAYKLLTEQLRLRSSQPGGVSEGGGTYPNMLDAHPPFQIDGNFGCTAGLAELFVQSYDGTLDLLPALPDAWPTGAVTGLVARGGYVVDLAWDKGKITRVRITSRLGGNCRVRVHSAVAAASGLKLREAQGDNPNPFYQTLPVKSPLVSDKTTTKQPTLAPSFVYDFPTQAGQTYYLKAR, encoded by the coding sequence ATGCGTAAACTTCACTGGTCAGCCAGAGCCTCATTGCTGCTGCTTTGCTGGGCAACCACCCTAGGGGCCGTGGCGGCTAAGCCGAAGCCTACCCACCTGCGGCTGTGGTACGATAAGCCAGCCGCCAACTGGAATGAGGCCTTACCGCTAGGCAACGGCCGCTTGGGGGCTATGGTGTTTGGCGCGCCTCAGCGCGAGCGGCTCCAGCTAAACGAGGAAACCATTTGGGCCGGCGGCCCCAACAACAACGTGAAGGCCGACGCGCTGCCCGTGGTGCGGCAGCTCCGCGAGCAGCTACTAGCCGGGCAGTTGGTAGAAGCGCAGGCCCTGGCCCAAGCCAAAATGCAGCCCGCCGGCAACAGCGGCATGCCCTACCAAATGGCGTCGAACGTGTACCTCGACTTTCCGGGCCACGACAATGCCACGCACTATCAACGCGACCTAGACATCAGTCGGGCCGTAGCCTCGGTTAGCTACGAGGTGGGCGGCGTGACGTACCGCCGCGAAGTATTCAGCTCCCTGCCCGACCAGGTGATTATCGTGCGCCTCACGGCCAGCAAGCCGGGCCAAATCAGCTGCCAACTGAGCGAGGAAAGCCTGATGCAGTACACCCGGCACGCCGAAAAAGACCAGCTGGTGCTAGATGGCCGTGGCAGTGAGCACGAAGGCCAAGAAGGTCAAATTCGCTTCCAAACGCGCGTGCAAGCCGTGGCCGAAGGCGGCACCGTGCAAACCACCGACGCCGGTATCCGCATTGCGGGCGCCAACAGCACCACGCTCTACATTTCCATCGGTACCAACTTCAACAACTACCACGACGTGAGCGGCGATGCAGCCGCGCGGGCCACGGCCTACCTCGCCACCGCCATGCGCAAGCCATACAAGCAAGTCCTAGCCGCCCACGTAGCAGCCTACCAGCGCTACTTCAACCGCGTGACGCTGAACCTAGGTGTCACGCCCGCCGCACAGCTCCCTACCCCTGAGCGCATCGCCGGCTTTGCGCAGGGCCACGACCCCGCGCTAGCGGCCTTATATTTTCAGTACGGGCGCTATTTGCTCATCAGCTCGTCGCAGCCGGGCGGGCAGCCGGCCAACCTGCAAGGCATCTGGAACGACCAGCTCAAAGGCCCCTGGGACAGCAAGTACACGGTGAACATCAACACCGAAATGAACTACTGGCCGGCCGAAGTCACCAACCTGACCGAGCTGCACGAACCGCTGTTCGGCATGATAAAAGACCTGAGCGTGACCGGCCAGCAGAGTGCCCGCCAGATGTACGGTGCCCGCGGCTGGGCCCTGCACCACAATACCGATATTTGGCGCATTACGGGGCAAGTCGACCCGCCGCAGTACGGCCTCTGGCCTATGGGCGGCGCCTGGCTAAGCCAGCATCTTTGGGACCATTACCAGTTCACCGGCGACCAGCAGTTTCTGCGAACCTACTACCCCGTGCTGAAGGGTGCGGCTACCTACTTCGTCGATGCCTTACAGGAAGAGCCTACCCACCATTGGCTGGTAGTAGCGCCGTCGGTGTCGCCCGAAAATACCTATCCGATTCAGGGCAAGCAGATTGCACTGGTGGCCGGCACCACCATGGACAACCAGCTGGTATTCGACCTGTTCTCAAAGACCATCCGGGCCGCCGAGCTGCTGCAGCTTGATAAACCATTTGCCGATAGCCTGCGCGCTATGCGCGAGCGGCTGCCTCCCATGCAGATTGGCCAGTACGGGCAGGTGCAGGAGTGGCTGCAAGACGTGGACAACCCCAAGGACCAGCACCGCCACATTTCGCACCTCTACGGGCTGTACCCGAGCGGGCAGATTTCGCCCTACCGCACGCCCGCGCTGTTTGAAGCCGCCCGCGTCACGCTCACCCAACGCGGCGACGTGTCCACCGGCTGGTCGATGGGCTGGAAGGTGAACTTCTGGGCCCGCATGCAGGACGGCAACCACGCCTACAAGCTGCTCACCGAGCAGCTGCGGCTGCGGTCCAGCCAGCCCGGCGGCGTGAGCGAGGGCGGCGGCACCTACCCCAATATGCTCGACGCGCACCCCCCGTTCCAAATTGACGGCAACTTTGGCTGCACCGCCGGCCTAGCCGAGCTATTCGTGCAGAGCTACGACGGCACCCTTGACCTGCTGCCCGCTCTGCCCGACGCCTGGCCCACGGGCGCAGTCACGGGCCTCGTGGCCCGCGGCGGCTACGTAGTGGACCTAGCCTGGGACAAGGGCAAGATTACCCGCGTGCGCATTACCTCGCGCCTCGGCGGCAACTGCCGCGTGCGGGTGCACAGCGCGGTAGCGGCTGCCAGCGGCTTGAAGCTACGGGAAGCGCAGGGCGACAATCCCAACCCATTTTACCAAACCCTACCCGTCAAGTCGCCGCTGGTATCCGACAAAACCACAACTAAGCAGCCCACGCTGGCGCCGTCGTTCGTGTATGATTTCCCCACCCAAGCTGGCCAAACCTATTACTTGAAAGCCCGCTAG
- a CDS encoding alpha/beta hydrolase-fold protein: MRLLFPVLVSVALLSAGSAFTQKTLMEAPKGFDQPVAGIATGKLDSISYPSKTVGTVRKALVYTPPGYSKKKKYPVLYLLHGIGGDEKEWLKGGHPQVILDNLYAAGKLKPMLVVMPNGRAMKDDRPIGNIYGPDKVAAFANFEKDLLTDLIPYVEKHYPALTTRENRAIAGLSMGGGQSLDFGLGNLDKFAWVGGFSSAPNTKMPEQLVPDPAKAKKLLKLLWISCGDADGLLPISQRTHDYLYEHNVPHVYYLEAGGHDFKVWKNGLYMFSQFLFKPVDVASLPTYTVLGAQATTNVRNAKYPQILPDNRAVFRLKAPGVQKAQLDLVKKYDMVKDSSGTWTVTTDTLSRGLHYYSLLLDGLPIADPASDTFYGMGRMASGIEIPGRGTSFYAQRDVPHGEIRERKFFSKVTNSWRRFFVYTPAGYDANTSAKYPVLYLLHGGGEDETGWAKQGKTDIILDNLIADKKAKPMLIVMMDGNMGGPGGLGGFGEPTLKRFEDELKQTVMPVVESNYRVAPGAQNRALAGLSLGGLQTLYAGMKNTDMFQYLGVFSSGFLANNAALSDPQYAFMKANASTINTNLKQLWLSMGGPEDIAYANNKVMRAKMDELGIKYAYSEYPGGHTWPVWRHDLYLFAQKLF; this comes from the coding sequence ATGAGATTGTTATTTCCTGTATTGGTGAGCGTTGCCCTGCTAAGCGCGGGTAGTGCTTTTACCCAAAAAACCCTCATGGAAGCGCCCAAGGGTTTCGACCAGCCCGTGGCGGGCATTGCCACCGGCAAGCTGGATAGCATCAGCTACCCCTCCAAAACCGTGGGCACGGTGCGCAAGGCGCTGGTGTATACGCCGCCAGGCTACTCCAAAAAGAAGAAGTACCCGGTGTTGTATTTGCTGCATGGCATCGGCGGCGACGAAAAGGAATGGCTCAAGGGCGGGCACCCGCAGGTGATTCTGGATAATCTGTACGCGGCCGGCAAGCTCAAGCCCATGCTTGTGGTGATGCCCAACGGCCGGGCCATGAAAGACGACCGGCCCATCGGCAATATCTACGGGCCCGATAAGGTGGCCGCGTTTGCCAACTTCGAGAAAGACCTGCTGACCGACCTCATTCCCTACGTCGAGAAGCACTACCCGGCCCTCACCACCCGCGAGAACCGGGCCATTGCCGGCCTGTCGATGGGCGGCGGCCAGTCGTTGGATTTCGGATTGGGCAACCTCGATAAATTTGCCTGGGTAGGGGGCTTCTCGTCGGCCCCGAATACCAAGATGCCCGAGCAGCTGGTGCCCGACCCCGCCAAAGCCAAAAAGCTGCTGAAGCTGCTCTGGATTTCGTGCGGTGACGCCGACGGCCTGCTGCCCATCAGCCAGCGCACGCACGACTACCTCTACGAGCACAACGTGCCGCACGTGTACTACCTCGAAGCCGGTGGGCACGACTTCAAGGTCTGGAAAAACGGGCTGTACATGTTCTCGCAGTTCTTGTTCAAGCCCGTCGATGTGGCGTCCCTACCCACCTACACCGTGCTAGGCGCCCAGGCCACCACCAACGTGCGCAATGCCAAGTACCCCCAGATTCTGCCCGACAACCGCGCCGTATTCCGCCTGAAAGCTCCCGGCGTGCAAAAGGCTCAGCTGGATTTGGTGAAGAAATACGACATGGTGAAAGACAGCAGCGGCACCTGGACCGTGACCACCGATACCCTGAGCCGCGGCCTGCACTACTACTCCTTGCTGCTCGACGGCCTCCCCATCGCCGACCCCGCCAGTGATACCTTCTATGGCATGGGGCGCATGGCCAGCGGCATCGAGATTCCGGGCCGTGGCACCAGCTTCTACGCCCAGCGCGACGTGCCCCACGGCGAAATACGCGAGCGGAAGTTCTTCTCCAAAGTCACCAATTCGTGGCGCCGGTTTTTCGTGTACACCCCGGCCGGCTACGACGCCAACACCTCTGCCAAGTACCCGGTGCTCTACCTGCTGCACGGCGGCGGCGAAGACGAAACTGGGTGGGCCAAGCAAGGCAAAACCGACATCATTCTGGACAACCTGATTGCCGACAAAAAGGCCAAGCCCATGCTCATCGTGATGATGGACGGCAACATGGGTGGCCCCGGCGGCCTAGGTGGCTTCGGCGAGCCGACCCTAAAGCGTTTCGAGGACGAGCTAAAGCAAACCGTGATGCCCGTGGTGGAAAGCAACTACCGCGTAGCCCCTGGCGCTCAGAACCGGGCGCTGGCGGGCTTGTCGCTTGGGGGCCTGCAAACACTCTATGCGGGCATGAAGAACACCGATATGTTCCAGTACCTAGGGGTGTTCAGCTCGGGCTTTTTGGCGAACAACGCGGCCTTGTCCGACCCGCAGTATGCCTTCATGAAAGCCAACGCCAGCACCATCAACACCAACCTTAAGCAGCTGTGGCTCTCGATGGGCGGGCCCGAAGACATTGCCTACGCCAACAACAAGGTGATGCGGGCCAAGATGGACGAGCTCGGCATCAAGTACGCCTACAGCGAGTACCCCGGCGGCCACACCTGGCCCGTCTGGCGCCACGATTTGTATCTGTTCGCGCAGAAGCTTTTTTAA
- a CDS encoding glycoside hydrolase family 43 protein, producing MPVPKQFLYAALFVALGQAALAPCSYGQAAAKPGENPIIRDVFTADPAPLVYKNKVYLYVGHDEAKEGQMFNMNDWRCYSTTDMKHWTAHGPVMNVRDFKWATKDAWASQVVARNGKFYFYAAVQEGAPANAKAIGVAVSDSPTGPFVDARGSALVSDKTTPGPNGWDDIDPTVFVDDDGTAWLAWGNPNCYLAKLKPNMTELDGPIQRIEVPNYTEGPWLHKRGNLYYLTYAAFAHQGMSEKMCYATAPKVTGPWTYRGILTDQAKNSYTIHPGIVEFKKQWYFFYHNATLTLPTGESGALGRRSVCVEYLYYNPDGTIQPIAQTVASVSVPPKPSTSRTAPHASAPATSAPGVSVVQNLLPRPAQWPGAPLLSTMPDPANTALDNISFNHDKGGTNLGQTFRVQADGKLTRIDLFGGDGLGTDTKQSVTLALYDLGTQENPAYAPGTNLLGGGQGLAIAYTPQPAGLLQFDFAGANQVPLLAGHSYAFELQGLEKSAPLFWRASRQEAYAAGGAYFNRQPLRLNDKPGYDFALAVYTTAAPK from the coding sequence ATGCCTGTGCCTAAGCAATTTCTGTATGCTGCCCTATTCGTTGCGCTAGGGCAAGCCGCTCTCGCCCCGTGTAGCTACGGCCAGGCGGCCGCCAAGCCGGGCGAAAATCCGATTATCCGCGACGTATTCACCGCCGACCCAGCGCCGCTGGTGTACAAGAATAAGGTGTACTTGTACGTGGGCCACGATGAGGCCAAGGAAGGTCAGATGTTCAACATGAACGACTGGCGCTGCTACTCGACCACCGACATGAAGCACTGGACCGCGCACGGCCCGGTGATGAACGTGCGCGACTTTAAGTGGGCGACGAAAGATGCTTGGGCCTCGCAGGTGGTGGCCCGCAATGGCAAGTTTTACTTCTACGCGGCGGTGCAGGAGGGCGCCCCGGCCAACGCCAAAGCCATCGGCGTGGCCGTGTCGGATAGCCCCACGGGCCCCTTCGTGGATGCCCGCGGCTCGGCGCTCGTCTCCGACAAAACCACGCCCGGCCCCAACGGCTGGGACGACATCGACCCCACCGTGTTTGTGGATGACGACGGCACGGCCTGGCTGGCTTGGGGCAACCCCAACTGCTACCTCGCCAAGCTCAAGCCCAACATGACGGAGCTCGATGGGCCCATCCAGCGCATCGAGGTACCCAACTACACCGAAGGCCCGTGGCTGCACAAGCGGGGCAACCTGTACTACCTCACGTACGCCGCCTTTGCGCACCAAGGCATGTCGGAGAAAATGTGCTACGCCACGGCCCCCAAGGTCACCGGCCCGTGGACTTACCGGGGCATCCTGACCGACCAGGCCAAGAACAGCTACACCATTCACCCAGGCATTGTCGAGTTCAAAAAGCAGTGGTACTTCTTCTACCACAACGCGACGCTTACCCTGCCCACCGGCGAAAGTGGTGCCCTAGGCCGCCGCAGCGTGTGCGTAGAATATCTGTATTACAACCCCGACGGCACCATACAGCCCATCGCCCAAACGGTGGCCAGCGTGAGCGTACCGCCTAAACCTAGCACCAGCCGCACCGCGCCGCACGCCAGCGCCCCGGCCACTTCGGCCCCCGGCGTCAGCGTCGTTCAAAACCTGCTGCCGCGCCCCGCGCAGTGGCCCGGCGCGCCCCTGCTGAGCACCATGCCCGACCCGGCCAACACAGCTCTCGACAACATTAGCTTCAATCACGACAAGGGTGGCACCAACTTGGGGCAGACCTTCCGGGTGCAGGCCGACGGCAAGCTCACGCGCATCGACCTGTTTGGGGGCGATGGGCTAGGCACCGATACCAAGCAGTCCGTCACCCTGGCGCTCTATGACTTAGGCACGCAGGAGAACCCGGCCTACGCCCCTGGCACCAACCTGCTAGGGGGTGGCCAGGGCCTCGCTATTGCTTACACGCCGCAGCCCGCGGGGCTGTTGCAGTTTGACTTCGCGGGCGCCAACCAAGTGCCCTTGCTGGCCGGCCATTCCTACGCCTTTGAGCTGCAAGGCCTGGAAAAGTCGGCGCCGCTTTTCTGGCGCGCGAGCCGCCAGGAGGCGTACGCGGCCGGCGGCGCCTACTTCAACCGGCAGCCGCTGCGCCTAAACGATAAGCCGGGCTACGACTTTGCGCTGGCCGTGTACACCACGGCCGCCCCAAAATAA
- a CDS encoding alpha-glucuronidase, with protein sequence MKKLLFSLWLLGTTLGLRAEDGHQLWLRPHQAAPVTVVVAAKNSALLAMAKQELERGWQGTAGATVTLTLKKDNAIKHDGFRLGPTSVRATTEAGLLYGAFELLRRQQTGQPVADKVFNPSYEYRLLNHWDNPDGSVERGYAGHSIFWRKDSSFVVTAKDKALWQQYARANASVGLNGAVINNVNASPLILSAEYLGRTKAIADVLRPYGVKTFLAVKFSSPVLLGGLKTADPLDPAVKKWWQAKAKEIYQQIPDFGGFLVKASSEGQPGPQDYGRTHADGANMLADAVKPYGGLVMWRAFVYSPNDKDRAKQAYNEFVPLDGKFRDNVIVQVKNGPVDFQPREPFSPLFGALKKTSVMPEFQVTQEYLGHNIDLVFLSTMWEECLRSDTYQAGPGSTVARCTDGSVYPQKHTAMAGVANVGLDTNWTGQDFGQANWYAFGRLAWNDQMPSAQIADEWLKQTFAGAADQRATTAAASDWNANFLAPVTQLMLASREAAVNYSMPLGLHHIMSATHEHYGPGPWWAPPKMRADWTPPYYHQAAANGVGFDRTTGGSNAVSQYHEPLAAQFNNPATCPDEYLLWFHHLPWDFKMKSGRTLWDELALHYDHGVQQVRQFQQVWDKAQPYVDAQRFAAVQNNLRAQSGNAVLWKDACLLYFQQFSHMPIPATVEPPMHTLDAMIANDMVRPRPQPRP encoded by the coding sequence ATGAAAAAGCTTCTTTTTAGTCTTTGGCTACTAGGCACTACCCTAGGGCTGCGCGCCGAAGACGGCCACCAACTGTGGCTGCGTCCGCACCAGGCGGCGCCGGTCACGGTAGTGGTGGCGGCCAAAAACTCGGCCCTGCTCGCCATGGCCAAGCAAGAGCTGGAGCGCGGCTGGCAGGGCACGGCCGGGGCTACCGTGACGCTCACGCTGAAGAAAGACAACGCTATCAAGCACGACGGCTTTCGCCTGGGCCCGACCAGCGTGCGCGCCACGACCGAAGCGGGCCTACTCTACGGCGCTTTTGAGTTGCTGCGCCGCCAGCAAACCGGCCAGCCGGTGGCCGATAAGGTGTTCAATCCTTCCTACGAGTACCGCCTGCTCAACCACTGGGACAACCCCGACGGCTCGGTGGAGCGCGGCTACGCCGGGCACTCCATTTTTTGGCGCAAAGACAGCTCGTTTGTGGTCACGGCCAAGGACAAAGCGCTGTGGCAGCAATACGCCCGCGCCAACGCGTCGGTGGGCCTCAACGGGGCCGTTATCAACAACGTGAATGCCTCGCCGCTCATCCTCTCGGCCGAGTACCTAGGCCGCACGAAAGCCATTGCCGACGTGCTGCGGCCGTATGGCGTGAAGACCTTTTTGGCGGTAAAGTTCTCGTCGCCGGTGCTGCTGGGCGGCCTCAAAACGGCCGACCCGCTGGACCCGGCTGTCAAGAAGTGGTGGCAGGCCAAAGCGAAGGAGATTTATCAGCAGATTCCGGATTTTGGCGGCTTTCTGGTGAAAGCCAGCAGCGAGGGTCAGCCCGGCCCGCAGGACTACGGCCGCACCCACGCCGACGGCGCCAACATGCTGGCCGACGCGGTAAAACCCTACGGCGGCCTCGTGATGTGGCGGGCCTTCGTGTATAGCCCCAATGATAAAGACCGCGCCAAACAAGCCTACAACGAGTTTGTGCCGCTGGATGGCAAATTCCGCGACAACGTCATCGTGCAGGTGAAAAACGGGCCGGTTGATTTTCAGCCCCGCGAGCCGTTCAGCCCGCTCTTTGGGGCGCTGAAAAAGACCTCCGTGATGCCCGAGTTTCAGGTTACGCAGGAATACCTAGGGCACAACATCGACCTGGTATTTCTCTCGACCATGTGGGAGGAATGCCTGCGCAGCGACACCTACCAGGCCGGCCCCGGCAGCACCGTGGCCCGCTGCACCGACGGCAGCGTGTACCCGCAAAAGCACACGGCCATGGCCGGCGTCGCCAACGTGGGACTAGACACCAACTGGACCGGCCAGGACTTCGGCCAGGCCAACTGGTACGCTTTCGGCCGCCTCGCCTGGAACGACCAGATGCCCAGCGCGCAGATTGCCGACGAGTGGCTCAAGCAAACCTTCGCCGGGGCCGCCGACCAGCGCGCCACCACGGCGGCTGCTTCGGACTGGAACGCCAACTTTCTGGCCCCCGTCACGCAGTTGATGCTGGCCAGCCGCGAGGCTGCCGTGAACTACTCCATGCCCCTGGGGTTGCACCACATCATGTCGGCCACGCACGAGCACTACGGCCCCGGCCCCTGGTGGGCCCCACCCAAAATGCGCGCCGACTGGACCCCGCCCTACTACCACCAGGCCGCCGCCAACGGCGTGGGCTTCGACCGCACCACGGGGGGTAGCAACGCCGTGAGCCAGTACCACGAGCCGCTGGCCGCCCAGTTCAACAACCCCGCCACCTGCCCCGACGAGTACCTGCTCTGGTTTCACCACTTGCCCTGGGATTTCAAGATGAAAAGCGGCCGCACGCTCTGGGACGAGCTAGCCCTGCACTACGACCACGGCGTGCAGCAGGTGCGCCAGTTTCAGCAGGTGTGGGACAAAGCCCAGCCCTACGTGGATGCCCAGCGCTTCGCGGCGGTGCAAAACAACCTACGCGCCCAAAGCGGCAACGCCGTGCTATGGAAAGACGCGTGCTTGCTCTACTTCCAGCAGTTTAGCCATATGCCCATTCCGGCCACCGTCGAGCCGCCGATGCACACCCTGGACGCCATGATTGCCAACGATATGGTGCGGCCTAGGCCGCAGCCACGGCCCTAA